The proteins below come from a single Sander vitreus isolate 19-12246 chromosome 15, sanVit1, whole genome shotgun sequence genomic window:
- the dctn5 gene encoding dynactin subunit 5, which produces MELSEILYNKAEYIETASGNKVSRQSVLCGSQNIVLNGKTIVMNDCIIRGDLANVRVGRHCVVKSRSVIRPPFKKFSKGVAFFPLHIGDHVFIEEDCVVNAAQIGSYVHIGKNCVIGRRCVLKDCCKILDNTVLPPETVVPPFTVFSGCPGLFSGELPECTQDLMIDVTKSYYQKFLPLSQI; this is translated from the exons ATGGAGTTGTCGGAAATACTGTACAATAAAGCAGAGTACATTGAGACG GCTTCTGGCAACAAAGTGAGCAGACAGTCAGTGCTGTGTGGGAGTCAAAACATCGTACTCAATGGCAAa ACTATTGTCATGAATGACTGCATCATCAGAGGAGACCTGGCTAATGTCAGGGTGGGCAGACACTGTGTGGTGAAGAGCCGGAGCGTCATTCGACCACCTTTCAAAAAGTTTAGCAAAGG AGTGGCGTTTTTCCCGCTGCACATCGGAGACCACGTCTTCATCGAGGAGGACTGTGTGGTCAACGCAGCACAGATTGGTTCCTACGTCCACATTGGCAAGAACTGTGTCATA GGTCGTCGCTGTGTGCTGAAGGACTGCTGCAAGATCTTAGACAACACCGTGCTCCCTCCTGAGACTGTGGTGCCGCCTTTTACGGTCTTCTCTGGATGCCCAG GTCTATTTTCAGGAGAGCTCCCAGAGTGCACACAGGACCTGATGATTGATGTAACCAAGAGTTACTACCAGAAGTTCCTGCCTCTCAGCCAGATCTGA
- the ndufab1b gene encoding NADH:ubiquinone oxidoreductase subunit AB1b — MAARVLQQCVRTLARPSLRLSSGNLAFRAAVAPAAAIHRPLSFAADSRRTRWVGQSRIPSVGVLCRQYGDLPPLTIETIKDRVMYVLKLYDKINPEKLQTASHFMKDLGLDSLDQVEIIMAMEDEFGFEIPDTEAEKLMTPEDIVQYIADKKDVYE; from the exons ATGGCGGCCCGTGTCCTGCAGCAGTGTGTCCGCACGCTCGCCCGGCCCTCGCTGAGGCTTTCCTCCGGTAACCTGGCTTTCAGAGCCGCTGTCGCCCCGGCAGCAGCCATTCACCGACCTCTATCCTTTGCCGCAGACAGCCGGAGGACGCGGTGGGTCGGTCAGAGCAGG ATCCCCTCAGTGGGCGTGTTGTGCCGACAGTATGGGGACCTGCCGCCCCTCACCATAGAAACCATCAAAGACCGCGTCATGTATGTCCTCAAGCTCTACGACAAGATCAACCCCGAGAAG CTGCAGACAGCCTCCCACTTCATGAAAGACCTGGGTCTGGATAGTTTGGACCAGGTGGAGATCATCATGGCCATGGAGGATGAGTTTG GCTTTGAGATCCCCGACACAGAAGCAGAGAAGTTGATGACTCCTGAGGACATTGTACAGTACATCGCAGACAAGAAGGACGTTTATGAATAA
- the hapstr1a gene encoding HUWE1-associated protein modifying stress responses 1, with protein MEEKKEDGDSEIQEHGPEHWFSKWERQCLAEAEQREPSEEEADNDQDKLWHLFQNSATAVAQLYKDRVCHQQGLSLWVPFQNSATAVTNLYKESVEAHQRSFDRGIQIGHQRRNKDMLAWVKKRRRTIRREDLISFLCGKAPPHRSSRANPRLAMLAPSRANSPAETGSSVEADLQPFREAIALHGLSGAMASISVRSGAPGSPTHVSGSSSNGGGAGVGGSSGSALVCRSRRNGLQDVDLNTFISEEMALHLDSTGSASAGGGGTRKRNSTQCSDVITDSPTHKRNRMI; from the exons atggaggagaagaaggaagaCGGAGACTCGGAGATACAGGAACACGGACCCGAGCACTGGTTCTCAAAATGGGAGCGGCAGTGTTTGGCCGAAGCGGAGCAAAGGGAGCCGAGCGAGGAGGAGGCCGACAACGACCAGGATAAACTGTGGCATCTCTTCCAGAACTCAGCCACTGCTGTGGCACAGTTATACAAAG ACCGAGTATGCCATCAGCAGGGCCTGTCATTGTGGGTGCCATTTCAGAACTCGGCAACAGCAGTTACCAACCTCTACAAAG AGAGTGTGGAGGCACATCAGAGAAGTTTTGATCGGGGCATCCAGATAGGCCATCAACGCCGTAATAAG GACATGTTGGCTTGGGTGAAAAAGCGCCGGAGAACCATCCGTAGAGAAGATCTTATCAGCTTTCTGTGCGGAAAAGCACCACCACACAGGAGTAGCAGGGCCAATCCCCGGCTGGCCATGTTGGCCCCCAGCCGGGCTAATTCACCAGCCGAGACTGGCTCATCTGTAGAAGCAGACCTCCAGCCCTTCAGGGAGGCCATAGCACTGCATG GTCTGAGTGGAGCCATGGCGAGCATCAGTGTGCGCTCTGGTGCTCCAGGGTCTCCCACACATGTGAGTGGGAGCAGCAGTAACGGAGGTGGCGCTGGTGTAGGTGGTTCTTCCGGCTCTGCGCTGGTGTGCCGCAGCAGGCGTAATGGGCTCCAAGACGTCGACCTGAACACTTTCATCTCGGAAGAGATGGCACTGCATCTGGACTCTACAGGCTCCGCCTCTGCTGGAGGGGGAGGAACCAGGAAACGAAACTCCACCCAGTGTAGTGATGTCATCACAGACTCCCCTACACACAAACGCAACAGGATGATCTGA